The proteins below come from a single Aquarana catesbeiana isolate 2022-GZ linkage group LG12, ASM4218655v1, whole genome shotgun sequence genomic window:
- the LOC141113335 gene encoding uncharacterized protein, with amino-acid sequence MTTRNFLQKKTLNTNFSNEQCVPSAVSGYDVSDIMNPLFKDPEFLTAFISKYREMRNLWEVKHPQYYAKHVRKSTLERLLAFVQATIPEATMETLLKKIEVLRNMYKREHKKIQESMRSGASADDVYVPRLWYYNQLRFLDDQTEGRASLSTLPSTLPSTLPSTPAEADEEQAGSSILDEPDMTIWSQDESIQEECGESGRQEETGPMDSLEEAGFTIILEEAGPSVRQEVAAPSEVAAPSEVAGPSEVAGPSEVAGPSEVAGPSRSLTESQVPPPHLPKKRARKGTVTQEASLRLMQEATRFLKSPPEAEESYGCYLASRLLQMDWEQRLICERLFGETIQKGLQGTLTRNTQLHEAAPPPPPPPPPPATTETPEPQPRKKATGKAAGKAAGKAAGQRGGKAAGKRRK; translated from the exons ATGACTACAAGGAACTTCCTGCAGAAAAAGACTCTCAATACTAACTTCTCCAATGAGCAGTGCGTTCCTTCAGCTGTGTCCGGCTATGATGTCTCTG acattatgaatcccctatttaaggatccagagttccttactgcttttatttctaaatatagagagatgaggaatttgtgggaggtgaaacacccacagtattatgcaaagcatgtgaggaagtcaacgctggagagacttctggcctttgtccaggcgaccatcccggaagcaacaatggagacattgctcaagaaaattgaggtcttgaggaacatgtataagagggaacataagaagatccaggaatcaatgagatcaggagcatcagcagatgatgtttatgtacccaggctgtggtactacaatcaactccgttttcttgatgaccagactgaaggcagggcatcactttcaacccttccctccacccttccctccacccttccctctaccccagcagaggctgatgaggagcaagctgggtcttccatcctggatgaaccggatatgaccatctggagtcag gatgagtccatccaggaggaatgtggggaaagtggcaggcaggaggagaccgggcccatggacagcctggaggaggccggattcaccatcatcctggaggaggctgggcccagtgtcaggcaggaggtggctgctcccagcgaggtggctgctcccagtgaggtggctggtcccagtgaggtggctgggccaagtgaggtggctgggccaagtgaggtggctgggcccagtaggagcctgaccgaatcccaagtgcctcccccccaccttcccaaaaaaagggccaggaaggggacggtcacacaggaggcatccctgcgcctcatgcaagaggccacccgttttttaaagagcccccccgaagcggaagagtcctatggctgctacttagccagcaggcttcttcaaatggattgggagcagcgcctcatttgtgagcgactatttggggaaacaatccagaaggggctgcagggcacgctaacacgaaacacccaactacatgaggcagccccccctcctcctcctcctcctcctcctcctgccacaactgaaacaccagagccacagcctcgaaagaaggctacagggaaggctgcagggaaggctgcagggaaggctgcagggcagcgtggaggaaaggctgcagggaagagaagaaagtga